From the Cohaesibacter sp. ES.047 genome, one window contains:
- a CDS encoding tagaturonate reductase: MEHINEKELQGRQRPTERIIQFGEGNFLRAFMDWKIDRMNEHAGEDFGVVVVRPIDGGIPVSLNDSDGVYTVLSRGVDGDGKAVSEARQVGCIRREISAVHDWDTLLGLARNIDFSVVISNTTEAGITYDASCKADDTPPASFPAKVTRLLLERFETCGKAKAPGFHFLPCELIDHNADELEKCVLKHCEDWNLGDVFIAWVKGKNAFYNTLVDRIVPGYPRDEVESIEAELGYHDPLMVATELFHFLVIEQRANQPDLCLPLADNDDGTIIVENADGYKERKVAILNGAHTGLCPLALLAGVESVRETMQNEAANRFLLGMLEQEIMPHLSLPEDELKQFCADVLRRFANPYILHRWHDISLNGVAKFHTRNLPRFEKHWQASGKPPSHMSLSLAAWLAFYTGDYAHAETYPPRDADDVIVRFSALREKGETEGLAAMVEAYLADEAFWGKSLASEELVATVMAAYDFLKAEPFTLDRLDQWMNL, encoded by the coding sequence ATGGAACATATCAACGAAAAAGAACTCCAAGGGCGCCAACGTCCCACCGAACGGATCATCCAGTTCGGCGAAGGCAACTTCCTCCGGGCGTTCATGGATTGGAAAATCGACCGGATGAACGAGCACGCTGGAGAGGATTTCGGCGTCGTTGTGGTGCGTCCCATCGACGGGGGCATCCCTGTTTCCCTCAATGACAGCGATGGCGTTTATACGGTTCTTTCCCGCGGCGTGGATGGCGATGGCAAGGCTGTTTCCGAAGCCCGCCAAGTCGGCTGTATCCGCCGCGAGATCTCTGCGGTTCATGATTGGGACACGCTTCTAGGACTTGCGCGTAATATCGACTTTTCTGTCGTCATATCCAACACCACCGAAGCCGGGATCACCTACGATGCCAGCTGCAAGGCCGATGACACGCCACCGGCATCTTTCCCGGCCAAAGTCACCCGGCTGTTGTTGGAACGCTTTGAGACGTGCGGAAAAGCCAAAGCGCCCGGATTTCATTTTCTCCCTTGCGAACTCATTGATCACAATGCAGACGAGTTGGAAAAATGCGTCCTCAAACATTGCGAAGACTGGAACCTTGGGGATGTGTTCATTGCTTGGGTAAAAGGCAAGAACGCCTTCTACAATACTCTCGTTGACCGGATCGTGCCGGGCTATCCGCGTGACGAGGTCGAAAGCATCGAAGCGGAGCTTGGTTATCATGACCCGCTGATGGTCGCGACCGAACTGTTCCACTTCCTCGTCATCGAACAGCGCGCAAATCAGCCAGATCTCTGCCTGCCCTTGGCCGATAACGATGATGGCACCATCATCGTCGAGAATGCCGATGGCTACAAGGAACGCAAGGTTGCCATTCTCAATGGGGCGCACACGGGCCTTTGCCCGCTCGCTCTGCTTGCCGGAGTCGAATCCGTTCGTGAAACCATGCAGAACGAGGCTGCCAACAGGTTTCTCCTGGGGATGCTCGAGCAGGAAATCATGCCGCACCTGTCGCTGCCAGAAGATGAGTTAAAGCAGTTCTGTGCCGATGTCCTGCGCCGCTTCGCCAATCCCTACATCCTGCACCGTTGGCACGACATCTCACTTAACGGCGTCGCCAAATTCCACACCCGCAACCTGCCGCGCTTCGAAAAGCATTGGCAGGCGAGCGGTAAACCACCAAGCCATATGAGCCTGTCTCTTGCCGCTTGGCTGGCCTTCTACACGGGCGACTATGCCCATGCCGAAACCTATCCGCCGCGCGATGCGGACGATGTCATCGTGCGATTCAGCGCACTCAGGGAAAAAGGCGAAACAGAAGGGCTGGCCGCCATGGTGGAAGCCTATCTCGCGGATGAAGCCTTCTGGGGCAAAAGCCTTGCATCGGAGGAACTCGTTGCGACCGTCATGGCCGCATATGATTTCCTCAAAGCCGAACCTTTCACACTGGATCGTCTCGACCAGTGGATGAACCTTTGA
- the kduD gene encoding 2-dehydro-3-deoxy-D-gluconate 5-dehydrogenase KduD, with the protein MKEKFDLGGKIALVTGCDTGLGQGMAYGLAQAGCDIAGVNIVEPTETKDMIEGLGRKFLDIRANLMKMDDIPDIVSKTVAEYGRIDILVNNAGIIRREDAIEFSEENWDDVMNINIKSVFFLSQAVAKQFIEQGDGGKIVNIASMLSFQGGIRVPSYTASKSAVMGVTRLLANEWAKHNVNVNAIAPGYMATNNTQALREDPVRSAEILSRIPADRWGLPSDVAGPVVFLCSEASSYINGYTIAVDGGWLAR; encoded by the coding sequence ATGAAAGAGAAATTTGACCTGGGCGGCAAGATTGCCCTCGTAACAGGCTGCGACACGGGGCTTGGACAGGGCATGGCTTACGGCCTTGCTCAAGCCGGTTGTGACATCGCTGGTGTCAACATTGTAGAACCAACCGAAACCAAGGACATGATCGAGGGCCTTGGCCGCAAGTTCCTCGACATCCGAGCCAACCTGATGAAAATGGACGATATCCCCGATATCGTTTCCAAAACGGTTGCCGAATATGGACGCATCGACATTCTGGTCAACAATGCCGGGATCATTCGCCGCGAAGACGCCATCGAGTTCTCCGAAGAAAACTGGGACGACGTGATGAACATCAACATCAAGTCGGTGTTCTTCCTGTCTCAGGCCGTGGCAAAACAGTTCATCGAACAGGGTGACGGCGGCAAGATCGTCAACATCGCATCCATGCTGTCCTTCCAGGGTGGCATTCGTGTGCCGTCCTACACGGCCTCGAAATCCGCTGTGATGGGCGTGACCCGTCTGTTGGCCAATGAATGGGCCAAGCACAATGTCAACGTGAATGCCATTGCGCCGGGCTACATGGCGACCAACAACACTCAAGCGCTGCGCGAAGACCCTGTTCGCAGTGCAGAAATCCTCAGCCGCATCCCTGCAGATCGTTGGGGGCTGCCGTCAGACGTTGCCGGACCGGTCGTCTTCTTGTGCTCGGAAGCATCTTCCTATATCAACGGCTACACAATTGCCGTCGATGGCGGTTGGTTAGCTCGATAA
- a CDS encoding sugar kinase produces MNKTVRLASIGECMIELSPAGKGLFKQGFAGDTFNTAIYLSRQFSPEIEVSYVTGLGSDPQSNGIRKLLVDEGLNVDSITMVEDKTPGLYLIENDESGERFFQYWRNDAAAKQMFAGWSVDKIKDLLETFNLVYFSGITLAILDEEQRNNLFEALAAVKGKVQIGFDPNYRAKLWPDSDICRAAYERAASLADLALVTIDDHQALWPDETAQSVADRWRQWGAAEVVVKEGGANCIVLDSEGFHDAPPPELLKPKDTTGAGDSFAAGYLGMRALGHDFAEAAQMAHTIAGKVIMHPGAVIDPSLWTRVEF; encoded by the coding sequence ATGAACAAGACTGTCAGACTTGCCTCGATCGGCGAGTGCATGATCGAATTATCCCCCGCCGGCAAAGGCCTGTTTAAACAGGGTTTCGCCGGAGACACTTTCAATACCGCAATCTATCTCTCCCGCCAGTTTTCGCCGGAGATCGAGGTCTCTTATGTTACAGGCCTCGGAAGTGATCCGCAAAGCAATGGCATCCGTAAATTGCTGGTGGATGAGGGGTTGAATGTCGATTCCATTACCATGGTGGAAGACAAGACACCCGGATTGTATCTGATCGAGAATGATGAAAGCGGAGAACGCTTTTTCCAGTATTGGCGCAATGATGCAGCCGCCAAGCAGATGTTCGCAGGCTGGTCCGTTGACAAGATCAAGGATCTTCTGGAAACCTTCAATCTGGTGTATTTCTCGGGTATTACCCTCGCCATTCTGGACGAGGAACAACGCAACAACCTGTTTGAGGCTTTGGCCGCTGTAAAAGGCAAGGTCCAGATTGGGTTCGATCCCAACTATCGCGCCAAGCTATGGCCGGACAGTGATATCTGCCGCGCAGCCTACGAACGTGCGGCGTCCCTTGCTGATCTCGCTCTGGTAACCATCGATGATCATCAGGCCTTGTGGCCCGATGAAACAGCACAGTCCGTTGCTGATCGCTGGCGCCAGTGGGGTGCAGCTGAAGTCGTGGTCAAGGAAGGTGGCGCCAATTGCATTGTGCTCGATAGTGAAGGCTTTCATGATGCTCCCCCGCCGGAGCTTCTTAAACCCAAGGATACGACCGGGGCAGGGGATTCCTTCGCTGCCGGCTATCTTGGCATGCGGGCGTTGGGACATGATTTTGCCGAAGCGGCACAAATGGCCCACACCATCGCAGGGAAGGTCATCATGCATCCCGGAGCTGTCATTGATCCGTCCCTTTGGACGCGCGTAGAATTTTAG
- the eda gene encoding bifunctional 4-hydroxy-2-oxoglutarate aldolase/2-dehydro-3-deoxy-phosphogluconate aldolase produces MRTQVSSLCKGARVIPVVVIENVEDAVPLASCLVENGLPVVEVTMRTEAALAAVEEIAKHVPECVIGVGSILTPQHLSQAQAAGGHFGVSPGTPFSLLRALEISDWPFLPGAATLSEMLTLRDAGIIEQKLFPASVVGGINMIKSVAGPVSDISFCPTGGVKPDNANDFLSQKNVFAVGGTWIAPLDDVNNKNWDAIAERAAAASKI; encoded by the coding sequence ATGAGAACTCAAGTTTCATCCCTTTGCAAAGGGGCTCGTGTTATCCCGGTCGTGGTCATCGAAAATGTCGAAGATGCGGTCCCTCTTGCTTCGTGCCTTGTCGAAAACGGCTTACCCGTCGTTGAAGTGACCATGCGCACCGAGGCTGCCCTTGCTGCTGTTGAGGAAATCGCGAAACATGTTCCCGAATGCGTGATCGGTGTTGGGTCAATCCTGACACCGCAGCACCTCAGCCAGGCACAGGCAGCCGGCGGGCACTTTGGTGTTTCGCCGGGGACGCCCTTCTCTTTGCTTCGAGCTTTGGAAATCTCCGATTGGCCGTTCCTGCCCGGTGCCGCTACCTTGAGTGAAATGCTCACCTTGCGCGATGCCGGCATTATAGAACAAAAGCTGTTCCCGGCCTCTGTCGTGGGCGGCATCAATATGATCAAGTCCGTTGCGGGGCCGGTATCCGACATTTCCTTCTGCCCGACCGGTGGCGTCAAACCTGACAATGCCAACGACTTCCTGTCGCAGAAGAATGTGTTTGCTGTCGGCGGCACGTGGATAGCGCCGCTTGACGATGTGAACAACAAGAACTGGGATGCCATCGCCGAACGTGCGGCGGCCGCCAGCAAAATCTGA
- a CDS encoding glycoside hydrolase family 2 protein, whose amino-acid sequence MKFSEHADAIELGGAWHISDGLGEYDFSMLLPGDVITGLRDAGLIDDPYWARNEYGLRWISERDWILSKTFRLDSKETILVLGEIDTVATIFLNGEVVLQTQNAHRTYRVDLADHATVGDNTLEIRLHAVTKEANQRQAAQPFFIPYHAENSPIANGNMLRKPQCDFGWDWNIALAPVGIAGKIRLEPKADMRINRLAIAQAHKDDVVTVTIDAHLEGRGKGSNALTFKFADKTLSVPVPSGADNPTVSASFEIENPRLWWPVGQGDQPLYDLIVSLDGQSEHRRIGLRTIELVSEPDEAGRSFYFKVNGRPVFSKGANWIPADALFGRIEPDRVEDLLQSAVDANMNMIRVWGGGRYEPNWFHDACDRLGLLVWQDFMFACNLYPSTPAFVTEVEAEVREVVARLHHHASTALWVGDNELVGALNWFEESRKDRDCYLVNYDRLNRAIEHQLLKTDPTAIWWPSSPTPGPMNFGDAWHADGSGDMHFWSVWHEGRDFEHYRDVSPRFCSEFGFQSYPSMNVIRTFAGPEDFNISAPVFESHQKNAGGNARIAETMFRYFRFPNNFENFVYLSQIQQGLAIKTAVSHWRSLKPHCMGTLIWQLNDTWPVCSWSSLDYGGGWKLLHHMAKKFYAPVYVSVMPDARELVFTAVSDLPENTRVTLEISAISPRGGDRIIANETIDLSPDRSEEIARIDGVAEQEILIFRWKHEHDETWCHDHYAPQPYKTYDLQPAAILMDISEVNDGFKVRLRCEKPAFFVALEANVAGRFSDNAFTMLPGEPVEVFFKPLEPVSSVIISVKDLHAATCA is encoded by the coding sequence ATGAAATTTTCAGAACATGCAGACGCAATTGAACTGGGAGGCGCATGGCACATCTCCGATGGGCTGGGAGAATACGACTTTTCGATGCTCTTGCCCGGAGATGTCATCACCGGGCTGAGGGACGCGGGACTGATTGATGATCCCTATTGGGCGCGCAACGAATATGGCTTGCGTTGGATATCAGAGCGCGACTGGATCCTGTCTAAAACATTCAGACTGGACAGCAAGGAAACCATTCTTGTCCTTGGCGAAATCGATACGGTCGCCACGATTTTTCTGAATGGTGAGGTTGTTCTGCAAACGCAGAATGCTCATCGCACCTATCGGGTGGATTTGGCCGATCACGCGACTGTTGGTGACAATACCCTTGAGATCCGGTTGCATGCCGTCACAAAGGAAGCGAATCAGAGACAGGCAGCGCAGCCCTTTTTCATCCCTTACCACGCCGAGAACTCACCCATTGCCAACGGCAATATGTTGCGCAAACCCCAATGTGATTTCGGGTGGGACTGGAACATTGCCCTCGCTCCCGTTGGCATTGCAGGAAAGATCCGGCTTGAACCGAAGGCCGACATGCGTATCAACCGGCTTGCCATCGCACAGGCTCACAAGGACGATGTTGTAACAGTCACCATTGACGCGCATCTGGAGGGGCGCGGTAAGGGCAGCAATGCGCTGACATTCAAATTTGCCGACAAGACGCTCTCCGTTCCGGTGCCTTCTGGCGCGGACAATCCAACGGTATCAGCCAGCTTCGAGATCGAAAATCCCAGGCTCTGGTGGCCAGTCGGGCAGGGGGATCAGCCACTTTATGATCTGATCGTCTCCCTCGATGGGCAATCGGAACACCGGCGTATAGGTCTGCGCACGATTGAACTGGTCAGCGAACCGGACGAAGCAGGCCGGAGCTTCTACTTCAAGGTCAATGGACGCCCCGTTTTCTCAAAGGGTGCAAACTGGATTCCCGCCGACGCTTTGTTCGGCAGGATTGAACCGGATCGCGTGGAGGATCTGCTGCAGTCGGCGGTTGATGCCAATATGAACATGATCCGTGTTTGGGGAGGCGGACGCTACGAGCCGAACTGGTTTCATGACGCCTGCGACCGGCTGGGACTTTTGGTCTGGCAGGATTTCATGTTCGCATGCAATCTCTATCCTTCAACGCCCGCGTTTGTCACCGAAGTCGAAGCGGAAGTTCGCGAGGTCGTCGCCCGCCTGCACCACCATGCCTCGACGGCGCTCTGGGTCGGCGACAATGAACTTGTCGGCGCGCTCAATTGGTTCGAGGAAAGCAGAAAGGACCGTGATTGCTATCTGGTCAATTATGATCGGCTCAACCGGGCCATTGAGCATCAGTTGCTGAAAACTGATCCCACTGCCATCTGGTGGCCGTCGTCACCAACGCCGGGGCCGATGAACTTCGGTGATGCGTGGCATGCTGATGGCTCGGGTGACATGCATTTCTGGTCCGTTTGGCACGAGGGGCGCGACTTCGAACATTATCGCGACGTGTCACCACGCTTCTGCTCTGAATTCGGCTTCCAGTCCTATCCGTCGATGAATGTCATTCGCACGTTTGCCGGGCCGGAGGATTTCAACATCTCGGCACCTGTGTTTGAAAGCCACCAGAAGAACGCTGGCGGCAATGCACGCATAGCCGAGACGATGTTTCGCTATTTCCGCTTCCCCAATAATTTCGAGAACTTCGTCTACCTGTCCCAAATCCAGCAGGGGCTTGCCATCAAGACAGCGGTTAGCCATTGGCGCAGCTTGAAGCCCCATTGCATGGGTACGCTGATTTGGCAGCTCAATGACACATGGCCCGTCTGTTCCTGGTCGTCTCTCGATTATGGCGGCGGCTGGAAGCTGTTGCACCACATGGCAAAGAAATTCTATGCCCCGGTCTATGTGTCGGTCATGCCAGATGCGCGTGAACTGGTCTTCACTGCGGTGAGCGACCTGCCGGAGAATACCAGGGTTACCCTCGAGATTTCGGCGATTTCACCGCGTGGTGGCGACCGGATCATCGCCAATGAAACAATCGATCTGTCACCGGATAGGTCAGAGGAGATTGCGCGGATCGATGGTGTTGCGGAGCAGGAAATCCTGATCTTCCGCTGGAAGCACGAGCATGATGAAACATGGTGCCACGATCATTATGCGCCTCAGCCCTACAAGACATATGATTTGCAGCCAGCCGCCATCCTCATGGACATCTCCGAGGTGAACGATGGCTTTAAGGTCCGGCTGCGTTGTGAAAAACCGGCTTTCTTTGTCGCCCTTGAGGCCAATGTGGCCGGGCGGTTTTCCGACAATGCATTCACCATGCTCCCCGGTGAGCCGGTCGAGGTCTTTTTCAAGCCTCTTGAACCTGTGTCTAGCGTTATAATATCTGTAAAGGACCTGCACGCTGCGACATGCGCCTAG